The sequence below is a genomic window from Betaproteobacteria bacterium.
ACCACATCACTGCCGCCACCGACAACGTCCTGGAAGTCGGCAGGCCCTGGTTCGAACGCAGCGTGCACCACCAGGGGCTGAGCGAGGGCGAGGTGGAAGCCCTCCGCGAGAAGGCTGCGGCGCTGGGCATGACGCTCCTGCAGGACCTGCACCAGCAGGCTTCCAGCCCGCATTGCGACGAGCAGGTCAAAGATCGCCGCTTCACGTGCGGGGTGTATTTCTACAGCGCGCCGGAAGACGGCGAAGCATCGCAATGAACCGCTTGTTTTGCTTCCTGGCCCTGGCGGCCTGCTGGGCGTCGGGTGCGGTGGCAACGCCCGTTTGCGTGGATCCGGAACGGCCCGGCGTCGAAGTCCCCATTGCCAACGGCATCGGCGGCACCGGTGCCACCGCGGCCCGGGGTGACGACAAGGGGGGCGGCGGCATTGGTGGCACCGGCGCACCTGCGGGCCAGGGCGACGACAAGAGCGGCGGCGGCATCGGCGGCACGGGTGCAACTGCCGGTGGCACGGGCGGCACCGGGAGCCCCCTGGCGGACGGAAGCACCATTGGCATCGTCGGGACGGTGACCGGCTTCGCCTCGGTCTGCGTCAATGGCCTGGAAGTGCACTACGACAACCGTGTGCCTGTCAGCGAAAATGGCGAGGGGGCATCGGTGGCGCAACTGGCCGTCGGAAAGACCGTTTCCATCGAAGCGGTGGCTACCCCAAAAGGCCTGCGTGCGCGGGATATTGCCATCATTGACGTGCTCGTCGGGCCGGTGACCCAGGTCCATGGCCATGGCAAGGCGGTGCAGGTCATGGGGCAGACGGTGCTCATCGGTGCCGAGACTCGGGGGCCCGGCAGTGGCAAGTCGCTTGCACCCGGTCAAATGGTACGGGTGAGCGGCATGCTGGATGCTCAGGGCCAATTGGTGGCCACTCGCCTGCAACCGGTTGCCGCGGGCAAGGAAGCGAGTGTGGCCGGTCTGGCGGTGGCAGGGGGTGGGCGCTCGGGCAAGGTTGCCGGCGTTGACGTAACGGGTTTGGCAGGCGGGGGCAACGTAATCGTCAAAGGCCGTTGGGATGGCCAGGCCCTGGCTGTGAGATCGGTCGGTGTTGACCCGACTTTCCGCTTTGCAGGCAAGGCTGAGCGTGTGGTGGTCGAAGGGCTGGTCCAGGATGGCCTGCGGGACGGGAGGATGACCGTGGCCGGTGTCCGGACGGTCGTTTCGCTGGAAACCCGCCTCACGCCCAATGCCGGCGTTACCGGTGGCAGGGTGGTGGTGGAGGGCCGCATGGGCGCAGACCGGGTGCTCCATGCTGCGCGGATCGAGACGCTGGAGACGGTTAGAACGGGACCTGCGCGACCGGCCATGGTGCCGGCGCCCGGAAAACCCGGGGACGACCCAGCCGCGCGGGCCGGTGCAGGGCCTCGGGCCGAAGGCAGAGGGCAGACGAGGAATGACGAGGTTGCTGGTCGCTCCGAGGCAGTTGGACTGGGGGACAAGTTCGAAAAAGCAGAATCCGTGGAAAAGTCGGAGAAGGTAGAGAAGGCGGAGAAGACGGAGAAAGCTGAGAAGGTGGAGAAGGTAGAGAAGGCTGAGAAGGTAGAGAAGGCTGAGAAGGTCGAGAAGGTCGAGAAGGTCGAGAAGGTCGAGAAGCCGGAAAAGGTCGAGAAGCCGGAAAAGGTCGAGAAGCCCGAGAGGGTCGAGAAGCCCGAGAAGGTCGAGAAGCCCGAGAAGGTCGAGAAGCCCGAGAAGGTCGAGAAGCCCGAGAAGGTCGAGAAGCCCGAGAGGGTAGAGAGACCGGAGAGGGTAGAGAGACCGGAGAGGGCGGAGCACCATTAGCCCAAGCCCGCATTTCAGATCAGTGCCATACCCAAGCATGAATGCTCATCCCCGCGGCCTGCTGGCCTTCGCCTGCCTGATCCTGGTCACCTCCGTCCATGCGGACGGTGCGTGGACTTTCAGCGCCGGCATGGATCATTCCTCAGGCAAATACGGAGGGGCCGGCCATAGCGAGACACTGGCGCTTCCTATAAGCATCAGGTACGAGGCGCACCCATGGACGCTGCGGCTCAGTATTCCCTATGTGACCATGCGTGGGGCGGCCAACGTGGTTTCCAGCGGGGGCGACCGCATCGCTCTCCAGGGTCGCAACAGCGCACGCCGTCAGGTCGAGGGACTGGGAGACGTCGTGGCGGGGGTAGCCGGGACCGCGTGGCAGGAATCGGGCTGGCTCATCGACCTCGGTGCCAAGGTGAAATTTGCCACCGGCGATGCTGACCGAGGCCTGAGCACTGGCGAGAATGACTATTCTCTGTACGTGGATGTCTACCGCAAGCTCGGTAGCGGCACGGCATTTTGCACACTGGGCAAGCGCTGGATGGGCGACCCGGCAGGCAGTGAGCTTGCAAATCCGCTCTACGGTACCCTGGGCTGGTCCCAGCGCTTCACGCCGGCCACCAGTGCGGGGGCAACCTACGATTTCCGCGAGAGGCTGACGCAGTCCGGGGCGCCGGCGCGCGAGGCTACGCTATTTCTCACTCACCGCTTCAGCGATGCCTGGAAACTGCAGGCCTATGTCGTTACCGGTTTTTCCACTGCCAGCCCGGATTTGGGTGGTGGCATGCTGCTCTTTTACTCACCCTGAGCGCAAGGGCGGGCGGCGGCTGCCCCCGGTCAGATCGGCGGGGCGGAAGGGCCATCGCCTGTACAGGCCTCCGGCGTGACCGGCATGATGCCCTTGGGTGCCGGTGGACGCCGGGACTGAATCTGGAACCCTCGGTTGGACGCGCCAGGGGCCCGTCGCGCTACCACCCGCGGGTCAAGGTGTTTGCCCCATCCGCGGCGCAGAGTCACGCAGGATGAGGCTGGGAGAGGAAAAGGGGGCCAGGCGTTCGAGGAAGTCGATCAGTTCCAGCACCGGCGCGTTGCGGAAGAACTTGGCAGCGGGGAATTCGAGCCAGATGCGGTCGGCCCAGGCGTAGAGGTCGTGGGGCGTGTCGCCGTAGCCGTCGCCGTCGCGGTCGAAGCCCTGGTAGTCGTCCCAGTGGTTGCCGTACCAGACGTCGTTCATGGGGTCGCCGTCGCCGATCACCGTGACGGGCCAGAGGTTGTTGCGGAAGGTGTTGCCCAGGGCAATGTGGCCCCCCTTCATGCCGTAGATGTAAATCCCGGTGACGTTGTGGGCGATGAAATTGTCCACCAGGACGATGCGATTGAGCGGGTTGGACGGTGAATCGGCCATGACGCCGTGGGCGCAGTGGACGATTTCGTTGCCCTGCACCAGGGCGGCCGCGGTTTCCTTGAGGGCGACCCCGGCGCCCGATGCATCCATGGCATGAACGACGCGGTTGTTGCGGATGAGCAGGCCGTCGGAATTGAGGGCGACGATTCCGGTGGAGTTGTGCTCGAAGACGTTTCCCTCCACCAGGGTACGGTGGGAGAAGAGCAGGTTCAGGCCGCGGCGGCTGTTGCGCACGGTGTTGCCGACGAAGCGGTTGCGCGGGGCATTGCTCACCGTGAGGTCGCGAATCTGAGCGATGTCGTTGGCCTCGATGCGGTTGCCGGTGCTGTACCAGAGGCGGATGCCGTCGCCCCGGTCGGCGGAGTCCACCGGCCGGGAGCGGATGCGGTTGCGCCTGACCAGGTTGTCGTCGGCGCGATGGAGGGTGATGCCGAAGAGCACGTCCTCCAGCCGGTTGTCCTCAATGAGATGATGGCGTCCCTCGACCATCAGGCCGCCGTCCAGGGCATCGTGGGAGCCGCCGCTGCCGCGCAGGGTCAGACCCCGCAGGGTGACGCCCAAACCCTTCACCGTCAGGACCGTCCCGCGGCCGCCGCCGTCGATGGTCACCTGGCCAGCTCCTTCCAGGGTGAGGGGCTTGGCGATGGTGGCGGGGCCGCTGTACACCCCGGCGGGGAGCCGCAGGACGCTTCCCGGAGCGGCCGCGTCGATCCAGGCCTGGAGGGGCTGGGCGGCTACGGCACCGTGGGCCAGGAAGAGGGAGAGCAGGACGACGAACAGCAGGCGCATGGTCACCGATTGGGCCATGGATTCGCCGCAAGGGCGTGAACCTAAATCAAACGGAGCAAGCCGGAAACTTCAAGCCTCCCACTCCGAGGTCACGTCGTTGGCCCAGGCGGTGGCAGCGATGAGGGCGTGATTGACGCTATCGGCAGCGAGGCCGGCCGCGGAGGCCATTGCTTCCACCGCCGATGGGCCGGACGCCTCCGCCGCTTCGACCACGGCCAGCAGGGGCGCGTAGGCGCCGTTGCGCTCCAGCAGGGCGTTGCGTACGTGGGCCGGCAGGGTGATCTGCTCCAGGGCCGCGGGCAGGGGAATGCGCAGCAGTTTGTCCAGGCGCGAGAAAACGCCGGTGAGAAAGAGATGGTCGGCCTCGGCGGCGGGAAAGCGCTCGGCGCCCAGAAGCTCCATCATGCGGCCGCGGGCGAGGGCGCTCTCGACCAGGAGCCAGTCGGCGAAATCCGGGTCGCGCACGGAAAAGAGCAGGACGGAAATCCAGCGCGCCAACCGCTGCCGCCCGAGCAGGACCAGGGCCTGATCGATGGAGCTGACCGGCCGGGAAAGGGCCACGGCGGCCGAATTGAGGTAGCGCAGGATGCGGAAGGTGAGATTGGGATCCTGCTTGAGGACGCTGGCCAACTGGGCGGTTTCGGCGTCGCCCTGGGTGAGGTTGTAGAGGTGGATCAGGTGCAGACGATTGGGATCGCTGCGCGGCTGGGTGGCGGGTGCTTCACGGGCGAAAAAGCGGCCCTGGAAAAGGCCGAAGCGGCACTGCACGCAAAGGCGGACGTCGTCGGGGCTTTCGATGCCGATGGCCAGAAGCTCCACCGGGCGCCGCATCTCGTCGCTGCGCATGGCAATGGAAAAGTCCCGGATCTCACCGCCCTGGGCGCGGGAGGCATCGACCACGGCCAGATCGGCATGGCCGAGAACGAGCGGGAATGCTGGATGACGGGGTTGGCGAAAGACGCCAAAGCGCAGCCCGCGGGCGGCCAGGGCCGAGAGTCGGGCGGCCAGGTTGGGCAGATCGACACTTTCCGGGGCGAGGCTGAGCAGAAGGACGGCGTTGTTTGCCGGCAGGCGGTCGAGGCCCGGATTGGCGAGAGATTCGCTCGACAGCGGCAGAAAGGCCGGGAGTTGGCCCCAGGCCTCGGTGCTGGCGCACAGGGCCCTGAGGAGCGTGTCGTCCAGCCGGGTCTGGCGCTCGGTGGGGACGTCTCCCGGGCCGGCATCGGCAATCTGGAGGCAAAACAGATGTCCGGCGAGCTTGCGTCCCTTGTCAAAGATCGCTTCGCGGCGGACGAAGGCATTGACCGGATGATCGGGGGCGTACTCCGGTGCCGCTTCTGGCGTCGCGGCGCTTTCCGCCGGAATTTCCTTTTTCCCGAACAGCTTGCCCAGACCGAAGACCATAGCGTCCCCCACAAAGAAAAATCCCCGCCGATGGGCGGGGATTGTCGCACAGGACGAACCCGGACTTAATTGACCTTGGCCTTGGCGCGCAGATCCTTGACCAGTTCCTCGACCATCTGGGCGTTGGCCCGCTGCAGGAGCTGGGGCTTCACTTGCTCGAAGGCCGGCGGATTGAGGGGGCGGGAATCGTCCAGCTGAATGACGTGATAGCCAAAATCGGTCTTCACCGGCGCCTTGGTGTACTCGCCTTTCTTCAATTTGGTCATGGCTTCGGCGAAGGGCTTCACATAGCCCGTGGGCGCGCTCCAGTTGAGCTCGCCCCCATTGTCCTTGGACCCCGGATCCTTGGACTGCTTGGCCAGGTCGGCGAATTTCTCGCCCTTGTCGAGCTTGGCGATGATGGCCTTGGCGTCGTCTTCCTTTTCCACCAGGACGTGGCGGGCCTTGTACTCGGTGCTGCCCAGATTGGCCTTGATGGTTTCGTAGTCCTTCTTCAACTTGTCCTCGGACACCGGGTGGGACTTGATGTAGTCGGCGAGGAAGGCGCGGATGAGGACCGTCTGGCGGGTCAGTTCGATCTGGCCGGAGACTTCCGGCTTTTTGTCGAGGCCCTTCTTGCGGGCTTCCTGGGCGAGGATTTCCCGCCGCACCAGCTCTTCCTTGATGGCTTTCTGCAATTCCGGGCTGTCCTGGGCGCCCTGGGCCTTCTGCTCGGCGGCGAAGGCATCGAACACGGCTTGCGGAATGGTCTGCCCATTCACGGTCACTTTCTCGGCCAGGGCCGGGGCGGAAATCACGGAGCCAGCCAGGAGCAGGGCGGCCAGGGCGGAGAGCTTGAACATGGATCGAATCCTTGGTGGGTGGAAAAAAACCGGATGATTATACTTCTTCCGGCGCCCTTGCGCGGATGCTGAGCGCATGGATGCCGTTGGGCCGCAATTCGCCCACGGCGGCATGGACAAGGCGATGGCGCGCTGCCGTGCCCAAGCCGGTGAAGGCGGCGGATACGAGACTCACGCGGTAGTGGCCCCCCTCCCGGGCACCGGCATGGCCGGCGTGGAGATGGGAGTCGTCGGCCACTTCGATCTCCAGGGGCGTCAGCGTGGCAAGGCGGTCCCGCAGCCAGGCGGCGGTGGCGGCGCTCACGCCGGCAGGACTTTACGGAAGGGCTTCACGGCGACCGCGCCGTAGACGCCGGCCGCTACGTAGGGATCGGCGTCGGCCCAGGCCTGGGCTTCCGCGAGGGAGGCGAATTCCGCCACGATCAGGCTGCCGCTGAACCCGGCCGGGCCGGGGTCGGGGGAATCGATGGCCGGGAAGGGGCCGGCCAGCAGGAGGCGGCCCTCGTCCTGCAGTGCCGTGAGGCGGGCGACATGGGCGGGCCGGGCGGCCAGGCGTGCCTCCAGGGTTGCGGGGCGATCTTCGCCGACGATGGCGTAATACATCAGGGCTTGTCCTCCAGGTAGCGCGAGAGAAAGACCCCCTGGAGCAGCACGAAGACGAGCATGAGCCCCATGCCGCCGAAGAGCTTGAAATTGACCCAGGTGTCGGTGGAAAAATTGAAGGCAACCACGAGATTCAGCCCCCCCATGAGGGTGAAGAAGGCGATCCAGGCCAGATTGAGGCGGCCCCAGATCGGCTCGGGCAGGCTGATCTGCTCGCCGATCATGGCGCGGATGGCGTTCTTGCCCAGGACCAGGGACGCGAAAGCCAGGCTGCCGGCGAAGATCCAGTAAAGCAGGGTGGGCTTCCACTTGATGAAGGTTTCGTCCTGGAAAAAGAGCGTGAGGCCCCCGAAGACCACCACCAGCACCAGGCTGATCCACAGCATGCGGTCCACCCGTCCGTGGCGGAACCAGACCCAGCCGATCTGCGCGGCGGTGGCCAGCATGACGACCAGGGTGGCGATCAGGATGGGCGCCTGGGCGGGCGCCACGGACGCGCTTCCCAACACCTGGGCGAGAAATTCGGCGGCGGCGCCGGGATCCTTCTCGGAATATTTGAAGGCGACAAAAAACAGGATGACCGGAAAGAGGTCGAACAGGAGCTTCATGGGCAGGACCGGCGAAGGGATGCGCGATTATCCCAGAAAGCTCAAGGGGCCGCTTGTCCCCCCCGGACGGCCCGCTGCTATACTGCCGCCGTCGCCTCACGGCCCCGGCCTGCAATGCACACCGTCCTCATCATCGACGACAACGATATCAACCTCACCCTGGCCAAGGCCCTGGTCCAGCGTCTGGGAGACTGCCAGCCCCTCACCTTCGACCGCCCGCGCGAAGCCCTGGAATGGTGCCGCGCCAACGAGGCCGATCTGGTCGTCGTCGATTACATGATGCCGGACATGGACGGGCTCCAGTTCATCGCCGCCTTTCGCGCCCTGCCAGGGCGGGAGGACATTCCCATCCTCATGGTGACGGCCAACGACCAGCGCGACATCCGTTACGAGGCCCTGGAGGGCGGTGCCAACGACTTCCTCAACAAACCCATCGACCGGGTGGAATTTTCGGCCCGGGCGCGCAACATGCTCGCCCTGCGCAGCAGCCGCAAGTTCCTCGCCGACCGGGCCCACCACCTGGAGGTTCTGGTCGAAGAGCGCACCGCAGCCATCCGGGAGCGGGAAAAGGAGTTGATCGTGCGCATCTCCCGGGCTGCCGAATTCCGCGACCCGGAGACCGGCGCCCACATCCAGCGCATGGCCCACTACTCGCACCTCATTGCGCAGACCCTGGGCCTGCCCGAGCGCGACTGCCGCCTGATCCTGGAGGCGGCACCCATGCACGACGTGGGCAAGATCGGCATCCCGGACTACATCCTCCTCAAGCCCGGCCGGCTCACGCCGGAGGAGTTCGAGATCATGAAGGGCCACGCCCGCCTGGGGTACGAGCTGCTGACGGGCAGCGGGTCTGCGGTGCTCCAGGCTGGCGCGCAGATCGCCTGCTCCCACCATGAGAAATTCGACGGTTCGGGCTACCCCGGCGGCCTGGTCGGCCCGGCGATCCCCCTCTTCGGCCGCATCGTCGCGGTGGCCGACGTCTTCGACGCCCTTACGTCCGAGCGGCCCTACAAGAAAGCCTGGTCCCTCGACGACGCCGCCAAATTCCTGCGCGACGGGGCCGGCAAGCATTTCGATCCTGACTGCGTCGAGGCCTTCCTGCGTTCCTGGGAGCAGGCGCTGGCCATCCACCAGCGGTTCCGCGATGCGGAAGAGCCCGTATTCTGATAGCCGGGAGCAGGGAGAAAACCATGAGCGAACGACTCGTCCTCGACAAGGCCACCATCCTCGACCGCCTGGGAGGCGACGAAGAGATTTTCACCGTCATGGCCGACATGTACCTGCAGGATTGCGACAATTACTGCCGCGAACTGGACAGCGCCCTGGGAGACGACGACGCCCCCCGCCTTTACCGTGAGGCGCACACCGTCAAGGGCCTGCTGGCAACCTTTGCCGACGATGCCGGGACTGCCCTGGCCAGTGACCTGGAGCAAAGGGCCAAGGTCGCCGCAAGCACGGCTGGCTTTGTCGCGGAAGTGGCAGCCTTGAAAGCGCGCATGAGCCTCCTGGCCGACGCGCTGCGCCAAGACGGGGGCGGCTGACCCGCGTTCCTTCCCTGTGGCGCGGAGCTCCAGGGCACAGGGCTTTCCGGGCATGACACGCGGTCAGGCGAGGATTCCGGGAAGACTGCGCAGTGCGGCGGCGGCGGCGGCCGGGCCCCCCGGTGGCGCGTGAGGGATGATGCCCAGACAGGGTGCGGTGATCGATTGCCGCAGGCATTGCAGATTTTCTTCCTGCCGGGCCATGGCGGGGTCCAGGGTGTTGCCTATCCAGCCGGCGAACTGTAGGCCCCGGGCGGCGATGGCCTCGACGGTCAGCAGGGCATGGTTGAGGCAGCCCAGACGCAGGCCCACCACCAGGATCACCGGCAGGCCGAGGGCAGCCGCCAGGTCGGCGGAGTCGCCCGCTTCGCCCAGGGGCACGCGAAAGCCGCCCACGCCCTCCACCACCACCACATCGGCTGTTCGGGCAATGTTTTCGAAGGCCTCGCGAATGGGGGCGAAGAGGATGGGGCGTCCTTCCTCCCGGGCCGCGATGTGCGGCGCCACGGCGGCGCGCAGGGCGAAGGGATTCACCAGATTCCTTGGCAGGGCCACGCTGCTGGCCGCCCGCAGTTGCTCCACGTCCGCGTTGCGTCCCTGGGCGTCGAGGCCCGCCGCCACCGGCTTCATGCCTGCCGCGGAACGGCCAGCCTGCCGGGCGGCGTGGAGCAGGGCGCAGCAGACGTAGGTCTTGCCGACTTCGGTATCGGTACCGGTGACGAACCAGGCGGTTTTCATTTTTGGGCGTGCAGGGTGATGACGTCGTAGGTCAGGGGGAGGCCAGTCGGCAGGCGCTGGGCTTCGTAGGCCGTCTCGAGTCGCTGCCAGGCGCCGCGGCTCATGAGGCCGTTGCGCCGCTGCTCGCCCACCTGGTTGGCGCCGATGGCCTTGATGGCGCGCAGCAGGGATTTGAGATCGGGGTAACACACCGTTTCTCTCTGGCGCTCCAGGCGTGGATTCCGGAAGCCGGCCGCTGCGGCGGCCACGGCGTCGGGACTCAGGAAGTCGAGGGTATGGCGATGGCTGTCGGCGGCGGCGAAGGCGGTGCGCAATTCGTGGAAGGTTTGCGGGCCCAGGGTGGCGACGGCGAGGTGGCCACCGCGCCAGAGCACGCGCCGGGCCTCGACCAGGGCGCGCGGCAGGTTACACCACTGCAGCGTGAGGCTGGACCAGTACAGGCCGATGCACTCGTCCGCCAGGGGCAGGTGCTCCACATCGCCGGCCAGGCGGTGGATTGCCGGGACCTCGATGTGGGCCACCATGGCCGGGGAGATGTCGAGTCCGACCAGATCGGCTGGGGGAAAGCGCTCGCGCAGCAAGTGCAGGGCGAAACCGGTACCGCAACCGGCATCGAGAATGACGCCGGGCGTCATCATGGCCGGCAGGCCGAGGGCAAGCTGCCCGCACACCCGGCGCTGCACCCGGGCGGCGCTGTCGTAGCTGGGGGCGGCCTTCTCGAAGGCGCGGCGGACCTGGGCCTTAGGCGGGTGAGTCATGGCAGAAGGCGTGAAGGGCGGCGCGAAAACCC
It includes:
- the nosD gene encoding nitrous oxide reductase family maturation protein NosD; translated protein: MAQSVTMRLLFVVLLSLFLAHGAVAAQPLQAWIDAAAPGSVLRLPAGVYSGPATIAKPLTLEGAGQVTIDGGGRGTVLTVKGLGVTLRGLTLRGSGGSHDALDGGLMVEGRHHLIEDNRLEDVLFGITLHRADDNLVRRNRIRSRPVDSADRGDGIRLWYSTGNRIEANDIAQIRDLTVSNAPRNRFVGNTVRNSRRGLNLLFSHRTLVEGNVFEHNSTGIVALNSDGLLIRNNRVVHAMDASGAGVALKETAAALVQGNEIVHCAHGVMADSPSNPLNRIVLVDNFIAHNVTGIYIYGMKGGHIALGNTFRNNLWPVTVIGDGDPMNDVWYGNHWDDYQGFDRDGDGYGDTPHDLYAWADRIWLEFPAAKFFRNAPVLELIDFLERLAPFSSPSLILRDSAPRMGQTP
- a CDS encoding HDOD domain-containing protein — encoded protein: MVFGLGKLFGKKEIPAESAATPEAAPEYAPDHPVNAFVRREAIFDKGRKLAGHLFCLQIADAGPGDVPTERQTRLDDTLLRALCASTEAWGQLPAFLPLSSESLANPGLDRLPANNAVLLLSLAPESVDLPNLAARLSALAARGLRFGVFRQPRHPAFPLVLGHADLAVVDASRAQGGEIRDFSIAMRSDEMRRPVELLAIGIESPDDVRLCVQCRFGLFQGRFFAREAPATQPRSDPNRLHLIHLYNLTQGDAETAQLASVLKQDPNLTFRILRYLNSAAVALSRPVSSIDQALVLLGRQRLARWISVLLFSVRDPDFADWLLVESALARGRMMELLGAERFPAAEADHLFLTGVFSRLDKLLRIPLPAALEQITLPAHVRNALLERNGAYAPLLAVVEAAEASGPSAVEAMASAAGLAADSVNHALIAATAWANDVTSEWEA
- a CDS encoding peptidylprolyl isomerase, whose protein sequence is MFKLSALAALLLAGSVISAPALAEKVTVNGQTIPQAVFDAFAAEQKAQGAQDSPELQKAIKEELVRREILAQEARKKGLDKKPEVSGQIELTRQTVLIRAFLADYIKSHPVSEDKLKKDYETIKANLGSTEYKARHVLVEKEDDAKAIIAKLDKGEKFADLAKQSKDPGSKDNGGELNWSAPTGYVKPFAEAMTKLKKGEYTKAPVKTDFGYHVIQLDDSRPLNPPAFEQVKPQLLQRANAQMVEELVKDLRAKAKVN
- a CDS encoding BolA family transcriptional regulator, with the translated sequence MSAATAAWLRDRLATLTPLEIEVADDSHLHAGHAGAREGGHYRVSLVSAAFTGLGTAARHRLVHAAVGELRPNGIHALSIRARAPEEV
- a CDS encoding YciI family protein; translated protein: MYYAIVGEDRPATLEARLAARPAHVARLTALQDEGRLLLAGPFPAIDSPDPGPAGFSGSLIVAEFASLAEAQAWADADPYVAAGVYGAVAVKPFRKVLPA
- a CDS encoding septation protein A translates to MKLLFDLFPVILFFVAFKYSEKDPGAAAEFLAQVLGSASVAPAQAPILIATLVVMLATAAQIGWVWFRHGRVDRMLWISLVLVVVFGGLTLFFQDETFIKWKPTLLYWIFAGSLAFASLVLGKNAIRAMIGEQISLPEPIWGRLNLAWIAFFTLMGGLNLVVAFNFSTDTWVNFKLFGGMGLMLVFVLLQGVFLSRYLEDKP
- a CDS encoding response regulator, with product MHTVLIIDDNDINLTLAKALVQRLGDCQPLTFDRPREALEWCRANEADLVVVDYMMPDMDGLQFIAAFRALPGREDIPILMVTANDQRDIRYEALEGGANDFLNKPIDRVEFSARARNMLALRSSRKFLADRAHHLEVLVEERTAAIREREKELIVRISRAAEFRDPETGAHIQRMAHYSHLIAQTLGLPERDCRLILEAAPMHDVGKIGIPDYILLKPGRLTPEEFEIMKGHARLGYELLTGSGSAVLQAGAQIACSHHEKFDGSGYPGGLVGPAIPLFGRIVAVADVFDALTSERPYKKAWSLDDAAKFLRDGAGKHFDPDCVEAFLRSWEQALAIHQRFRDAEEPVF
- a CDS encoding Hpt domain-containing protein, whose translation is MSERLVLDKATILDRLGGDEEIFTVMADMYLQDCDNYCRELDSALGDDDAPRLYREAHTVKGLLATFADDAGTALASDLEQRAKVAASTAGFVAEVAALKARMSLLADALRQDGGG
- the bioD gene encoding dethiobiotin synthase, with product MKTAWFVTGTDTEVGKTYVCCALLHAARQAGRSAAGMKPVAAGLDAQGRNADVEQLRAASSVALPRNLVNPFALRAAVAPHIAAREEGRPILFAPIREAFENIARTADVVVVEGVGGFRVPLGEAGDSADLAAALGLPVILVVGLRLGCLNHALLTVEAIAARGLQFAGWIGNTLDPAMARQEENLQCLRQSITAPCLGIIPHAPPGGPAAAAAALRSLPGILA
- the bioC gene encoding malonyl-ACP O-methyltransferase BioC, yielding MTHPPKAQVRRAFEKAAPSYDSAARVQRRVCGQLALGLPAMMTPGVILDAGCGTGFALHLLRERFPPADLVGLDISPAMVAHIEVPAIHRLAGDVEHLPLADECIGLYWSSLTLQWCNLPRALVEARRVLWRGGHLAVATLGPQTFHELRTAFAAADSHRHTLDFLSPDAVAAAAAGFRNPRLERQRETVCYPDLKSLLRAIKAIGANQVGEQRRNGLMSRGAWQRLETAYEAQRLPTGLPLTYDVITLHAQK